The following coding sequences lie in one Pseudomonadota bacterium genomic window:
- a CDS encoding alpha/beta fold hydrolase produces MRLTCRRAWLGGGAARAAALALACCAASCVPSYRRAAPLTFAQLPYRSLRGQAWPLFWLVSTDLPARYGMRTPRLRVAYVELNPRGARTIVFVHGMSAQLRHWQYQLDDFAAAGYRVLALDLPGYGKSDKPGSFPYTMESLADALLELLERRGIEAPIIVGHSMGGHIALSLAIRHPRRVGALVLTNSAGLEYFSRGDRAWFEKITNRGSLGGGLSEYALWGAFRLRVFSRWRDDLRWLIEERVRLQQSAAAEFDQSLYAMVKCVRAMSETEFTRQHLGQLELPTLIVFGADDRLIPNAELHGGTTRSVMAPAQRAIRGATLVALPRCGHEPQLDCPTEYNRALAAWLSTPGVVRATQPSAAAHTGPRRDDG; encoded by the coding sequence ATGCGACTGACGTGCCGGCGGGCGTGGCTGGGCGGCGGTGCTGCGCGGGCCGCTGCCCTGGCGCTCGCATGCTGCGCGGCGAGCTGTGTGCCTTCCTATCGCCGTGCCGCGCCGCTGACCTTTGCCCAGTTGCCCTATCGCTCGCTCCGAGGCCAGGCCTGGCCCCTCTTCTGGCTGGTCTCGACCGATTTGCCGGCCCGCTATGGCATGCGCACGCCGCGCCTGCGGGTGGCCTACGTCGAGCTCAATCCGCGCGGCGCGCGGACCATCGTCTTCGTCCACGGGATGAGCGCGCAGCTCCGCCATTGGCAGTACCAGCTCGACGACTTCGCTGCGGCGGGCTACCGCGTGCTGGCGCTGGATCTGCCCGGTTATGGCAAGTCGGACAAGCCAGGATCCTTCCCCTACACCATGGAGTCACTGGCGGACGCGCTGCTCGAGCTCCTCGAGCGGCGGGGCATCGAAGCGCCGATCATCGTCGGTCACAGCATGGGTGGGCACATCGCGCTCTCGCTGGCGATTCGTCACCCGCGGCGTGTCGGTGCGCTGGTGCTGACGAACTCGGCGGGGCTCGAGTACTTCTCGCGGGGCGACCGCGCGTGGTTCGAGAAGATCACGAACAGGGGCTCGCTGGGGGGCGGCCTGTCGGAGTACGCGCTCTGGGGCGCCTTCCGGCTGCGGGTTTTTTCGCGCTGGCGTGACGACTTGCGCTGGCTGATCGAGGAGCGCGTGCGCCTTCAGCAGTCCGCCGCGGCCGAATTCGATCAGAGTCTCTACGCCATGGTCAAGTGCGTGCGGGCCATGAGCGAGACCGAGTTCACGCGCCAGCACCTCGGCCAGCTCGAGCTCCCGACGCTGATCGTCTTTGGTGCCGATGACCGGTTGATCCCGAATGCCGAGCTGCATGGCGGGACGACGCGCAGCGTGATGGCACCGGCGCAGCGGGCGATTCGCGGCGCGACGCTGGTCGCGCTGCCGCGCTGTGGTCACGAGCCGCAGCTCGACTGCCCGACGGAGTACAACCGCGCGCTCGCCGCGTGGTTGTCGACGCCTGGGGTCGTGCGGGCGACCCAGCCCTCGGCGGCCGCGCACACTGGACCAAGGCGCGACGATGGCTGA